One stretch of Schizosaccharomyces pombe strain 972h- genome assembly, chromosome: III DNA includes these proteins:
- the ugp1 gene encoding UTP-glucose-1-phosphate uridylyltransferase, with translation MLHRRIHFKSQSTLDFDSVAVSISASTMKNELDKLVLNSRVSDKKTFGIQMDNFFALYRRYLLHTVKGYECDWDSIRPLGPEDMIDYGDLPLCKNAGKYLNRLAVVKLNGGMGNALGVNYPKAMIEVRDNQSFLDLSIRQIEYLNRRYDVSVPFILMNSYDTNDETCKVLRKYAGCKIDISTFEQSRYPRVFVDSQLPVPKAAPSPIEEWYPPGHGDIFDALVHSGTIERLLAQGKDYLFVSNIDNLGASVDLNILSHVIDNQIEYSMEITDKTKADIKVGILVNQDGLLRLLETNQVPEQHREEFMSDKVFKYINTNNVWLYLPAVKRVVENRELNLDIMPNIETVYYNNEPARIIEFTTAIGSAISQFKKTEGIRVSRPRFISVKNSSDLFLVRCDLYNVDHGSLKIEESRLGFPPPVVRMSNEFKDIAELFCRIPYMPSMKDLVSLSISGNVYFGRNVILKGNIVIVASENTILCIPSNAVLENCVVTGNCKIMEC, from the coding sequence ATGTTGCATCGTCGAATTCATTTTAAATCACAGTCCACTTTGGACTTTGACAGTGTTGCAGTTAGCATATCTGCCAGTACGATGAAAAACGAATTAGATAAACTTGTACTGAATTCCAGAGTTTCGGATAAAAAAACGTTTGGCATACAAATGGACAACTTCTTTGCTTTGTATAGAAGATATTTATTACACACAGTTAAAGGTTATGAATGTGATTGGGATTCTATCCGGCCTCTGGGACCCGAAGACATGATAGATTACGGTGATTTACCGTTATGCAAAAATGCTGGAAAGTACTTAAATCGGCTTGCAGTTGTTAAATTAAATGGAGGTATGGGAAATGCGTTGGGTGTGAATTATCCTAAAGCCATGATTGAGGTTCGTGACAATCAAAGTTTCCTCGACCTTAGCATTCGCCAAATCGAATATCTTAACAGACGGTACGATGTGTCCGTGCCTTTCATTTTAATGAACTCTTACGATACAAATGATGAAACCTGTAAAGTTCTTCGAAAATATGCAGGCTGCAAGATTGATATTTCTACTTTCGAACAATCTCGATATCCCCGTGTATTTGTTGACTCTCAACTTCCTGTTCCAAAAGCTGCTCCCTCTCCTATTGAGGAGTGGTACCCACCAGGTCATGGTGATATTTTTGATGCGTTAGTCCACTCCGGTACAATTGAGCGATTGCTCGCTCAGGGTAAAGATTACTTATTTGTCAGCAACATCGACAATCTCGGGGCTTCGGTGGATCTTAATATTCTGTCTCATGTCATAGACAATCAAATCGAGTACTCGATGGAAATTActgataaaacaaaagctgATATTAAAGTTGGCATCCTTGTCAACCAGGACGGCTTACTAAGACTTTTAGAAACCAACCAAGTTCCCGAACAACATCGAGAAGAATTTATGTCTGAtaaagttttcaaatacaTTAATACGAATAATGTGTGGCTTTACCTTCCGGCAGTCAAACGCGTAGTTGAAAACCGAGAACTCAACTTAGATATTATGCCAAACATCGAAACCGTCTACTATAACAATGAGCCTGCACGAATTATAGAATTTACGACAGCAATTGGTTCCGCTATCAgccaatttaaaaaaaccgAGGGAATTCGAGTTTCAAGACCACGCTTTATTTCTGTCAAGAATTCCTCCGATTTATTCTTGGTACGATGTGATTTATACAACGTTGATCATGGTTccttaaaaattgaagaatcaaGGCTCGGTTTTCCCCCTCCAGTCGTTCGCATGTCTAATGAATTTAAAGATATCGCAGAACTTTTTTGCCGTATTCCTTACATGCCTAGCATGAAAGACCTAGTTTCTCTATCCATTTCTGGAAATGTATATTTCGGAAGAAACGTGATATTAAAAGGAAACATCGTGATTGTTGCTTCGGAAAATACCATCCTTTGCATCCCTTCCAATGcagttttagaaaattgTGTTGTGACAGgaaattgtaaaataatGGAGTGTTGA